A genomic window from Sphingobacterium sp. BN32 includes:
- a CDS encoding DUF1080 domain-containing protein — MNRLNLPAATLFLMFMAFSLGVSAQKKLFTFGVEKSFDESIVNPKIKGKPIQWIDVNTSDTTWIPKGKVLVNKGNPIGVIRSEKMYENFIIHVEWRHLEKGGNSGVFVWSDAVAGKNDLPMGMEVQMLELDWVNQNTRDGVTPPIAYVHGELFGAGGMTASPDNPRGERSKSVENRCLGVGQWNKYTVVCIDGTVKLAINGKFVNSIRLASKRKGYVCLEAEGALMEFRNFQLIELEPGVERPEFVVDAL; from the coding sequence ATGAACAGACTAAACCTGCCGGCTGCAACGTTATTTCTGATGTTTATGGCTTTTTCCTTGGGAGTAAGCGCACAGAAAAAGCTTTTTACCTTTGGAGTGGAGAAAAGCTTTGATGAGTCCATCGTTAATCCAAAGATAAAGGGAAAGCCAATCCAGTGGATTGATGTGAATACTTCGGATACGACCTGGATTCCAAAGGGGAAGGTTTTGGTCAACAAAGGGAATCCGATCGGCGTAATCCGTTCGGAGAAAATGTACGAAAATTTTATCATCCATGTAGAATGGCGTCATTTGGAGAAGGGTGGCAATTCAGGTGTTTTTGTATGGTCAGATGCGGTTGCAGGGAAGAATGACCTGCCTATGGGTATGGAGGTGCAGATGTTGGAGCTGGATTGGGTCAATCAGAATACGCGCGACGGCGTTACACCACCGATTGCTTATGTGCATGGGGAATTGTTTGGTGCGGGGGGAATGACAGCATCTCCGGATAATCCTAGAGGTGAGCGCAGTAAGTCGGTAGAGAATCGCTGTTTAGGTGTAGGGCAATGGAATAAATATACCGTAGTTTGTATCGACGGCACTGTTAAATTGGCTATAAATGGTAAATTTGTCAATAGCATTCGCTTGGCTTCAAAGCGAAAAGGTTATGTTTGTCTGGAAGCTGAAGGCGCGCTGATGGAGTTTCGGAATTTTCAGCTAATTGAGCTGGAACCGGGCGTGGAGCGGCCTGAATTTGTTGTCGACGCACTTTAA
- a CDS encoding N-acetylmuramoyl-L-alanine amidase codes for MIRNVFIYLVIAALATSCGGGKYAATEKVYKKKAKEFSEIYKEAPVEGQLAKIGADQKEWIGSTNFGMRKPNYVMIHHTAQASLDQTVKTFHNQKVGVSSHYVIGRDGKIVQMVNDYFRAHHAGAGRWGNDTDLNSSSIGIELDNNGTTDPWPDAQIQALVKLLQQLKTSYNIPQGNFIGHMDYAPTRKNDPSRFPWKTLADQGFGYWYEQPLEQVPANFDVKIALRIIGFDVKNLDAAIKGFKYHYIQENPNVATLNDHEMRILYAIFKKYLG; via the coding sequence ATGATTAGAAACGTATTTATATATTTGGTTATTGCGGCATTGGCGACCTCCTGTGGAGGCGGTAAATATGCGGCAACGGAGAAAGTTTACAAGAAAAAGGCAAAGGAATTTTCAGAGATCTACAAGGAAGCTCCTGTAGAAGGTCAGTTAGCGAAGATTGGAGCAGATCAAAAGGAGTGGATTGGCTCAACGAACTTTGGAATGCGCAAGCCTAATTATGTGATGATCCATCATACGGCACAAGCATCGCTAGATCAGACGGTAAAGACCTTCCATAATCAAAAGGTTGGCGTAAGCTCGCATTATGTAATCGGTCGGGACGGAAAGATTGTGCAGATGGTGAACGATTATTTCAGAGCGCACCACGCCGGAGCCGGCAGGTGGGGGAATGATACAGACTTAAATTCATCTTCTATCGGGATCGAGCTTGACAATAACGGCACGACCGATCCATGGCCGGATGCTCAGATACAGGCTTTGGTGAAGTTGCTGCAACAGCTAAAGACCTCTTATAATATTCCGCAGGGCAATTTTATCGGACATATGGATTATGCGCCCACGCGTAAGAACGATCCATCGCGCTTCCCTTGGAAAACGCTTGCCGATCAAGGATTCGGATACTGGTATGAGCAACCGCTGGAACAAGTACCTGCAAACTTCGACGTGAAAATCGCATTACGAATCATCGGTTTCGACGTGAAGAACCTAGATGCCGCCATCAAAGGATTTAAATACCATTATATCCAGGAGAACCCCAATGTCGCAACATTAAATGATCATGAGATGCGGATCTTGTATGCGATATTTAAGAAATATTTGGGTTAG
- a CDS encoding nicotinamide mononucleotide adenylyltransferase: MAREIYETKRKALKINLNPDIYGTFAEIGAGQEVARNFFEAGAASGTIAKTMSAYDMAFSDAIYGVEESGRYVSRTRLNKMLDHEFDLLTQRLQGEKYNSKKFFAFADTVTTLNFTKSNEPHGWIGIRFQHEVDGPTNDIVIHVRLLDSDNTLQTKVLGILGVNLVFAAYYYAQDPQTMIESLADNLAIGSVEIDLVKVSGPIFENANERLLNLYLIAKGFAKAAIFKPDAKAAQIKDYLYKKNIIILRTKYRQKSNPNFDLFNLAVEEFRKNTGATPEDTVVLIEVLMGNVLDENSSITDEDLNYFAERAEYLCSTGNNILVSNFRRNNHLAEFVQSFKPKHVGIATNVYNLKNIFNTHNYNKENYTNELLSYISGMFSKNVKLYAYPYLDKKNEQIVTTKNMPVSEEAKPLFDFLLQNKYIIDIENYDEKFVKTV; the protein is encoded by the coding sequence ATGGCTAGAGAAATTTATGAAACAAAGCGAAAAGCGCTTAAAATAAACCTAAACCCTGATATTTACGGAACATTTGCAGAGATCGGAGCCGGACAAGAGGTTGCCCGTAATTTCTTCGAAGCAGGTGCCGCATCGGGTACCATCGCAAAAACTATGTCGGCCTATGATATGGCTTTCTCCGATGCTATTTATGGCGTAGAGGAGTCTGGTCGCTACGTGAGCCGTACGCGCTTAAATAAAATGCTGGACCATGAATTCGACTTGCTAACCCAACGCCTGCAAGGCGAGAAGTACAATAGCAAGAAGTTCTTCGCCTTCGCGGATACCGTAACAACATTAAATTTCACAAAATCCAATGAACCACATGGCTGGATCGGGATCCGATTCCAACATGAGGTCGACGGACCTACAAATGATATCGTTATCCACGTTCGCCTATTGGACTCCGATAACACCTTGCAAACAAAAGTATTGGGAATCTTAGGTGTAAACCTGGTATTCGCCGCTTATTACTACGCACAGGATCCACAAACGATGATCGAGTCGCTGGCAGACAACCTAGCGATTGGCTCGGTAGAGATCGACTTAGTGAAAGTTTCTGGGCCTATCTTCGAGAATGCAAATGAACGCCTCTTGAACCTTTATCTGATCGCTAAGGGATTTGCTAAGGCTGCAATCTTCAAACCGGACGCAAAAGCAGCACAGATCAAAGATTACCTATACAAGAAGAATATCATTATCCTTCGTACGAAATATCGTCAGAAGTCAAATCCTAACTTCGACCTCTTCAATCTTGCCGTGGAAGAATTCCGCAAAAACACCGGAGCCACGCCAGAAGACACGGTTGTTCTTATCGAGGTCTTGATGGGTAATGTATTAGATGAGAACTCAAGCATCACCGACGAGGACTTAAATTACTTTGCAGAACGTGCGGAATACCTATGTTCCACAGGAAACAACATCCTGGTATCCAACTTCCGTCGCAACAATCACCTTGCCGAGTTTGTGCAAAGCTTCAAACCAAAGCATGTAGGTATTGCAACCAACGTGTACAACCTGAAGAATATCTTCAACACACACAACTACAACAAGGAAAACTATACAAACGAATTGTTATCCTATATATCCGGTATGTTCAGCAAAAACGTAAAACTCTACGCTTACCCATATTTGGACAAAAAGAACGAACAAATCGTCACCACCAAGAATATGCCGGTATCCGAAGAAGCAAAACCGCTATTCGACTTCCTATTGCAAAACAAATACATCATCGATATCGAAAACTATGACGAGAAGTTTGTTAAAACAGTGTAG
- a CDS encoding NUDIX hydrolase, which translates to MEKWKVLDSKYIIQRPWATLRVDRLEMPNGNIKEEYYVLEYPKWVNMIGITKENTILFVKQYRHGAGEVLVELPAGVVEDGEDPELAARRELLEETGYAFDSIEYVCKLYANPATSGNPTFTYILQGGVKIQEQELDASEDIEVVEMSIEEAKAFLFDNKIGQALHASALFYSFKKLGLL; encoded by the coding sequence ATGGAAAAGTGGAAGGTATTAGATTCTAAATACATTATTCAACGCCCTTGGGCGACGCTCAGGGTCGACAGACTTGAAATGCCGAATGGCAATATCAAAGAAGAATACTATGTTCTAGAATACCCGAAATGGGTGAATATGATCGGTATAACCAAAGAAAATACCATCCTCTTTGTCAAACAGTACCGTCATGGCGCTGGCGAAGTACTGGTAGAGCTTCCGGCAGGCGTGGTAGAGGACGGCGAAGACCCGGAATTAGCGGCACGCCGAGAACTATTGGAAGAGACGGGTTATGCATTCGATTCCATTGAATACGTTTGTAAGCTCTATGCAAATCCGGCGACTTCAGGAAATCCAACGTTCACCTATATCCTTCAGGGTGGCGTAAAGATACAAGAACAGGAGCTCGACGCTTCCGAGGATATCGAAGTGGTCGAAATGAGCATAGAGGAAGCGAAGGCTTTCTTATTCGACAATAAAATCGGACAGGCACTTCATGCCTCTGCCCTATTCTACAGTTTTAAAAAGTTAGGTTTACTTTAA